Proteins encoded within one genomic window of Helicobacter acinonychis:
- the rpsG gene encoding 30S ribosomal protein S7: protein MRRRKAPVREVLGDPVYGNKVVTKFINKMMFDGKKSVAEKIIYKAFNKIEEKSGEKGIEVFEKALERVRPLVEVRSRRVGGATYQVPVEVRASRQQSLSIRWILEATRKRNERMMVDRLANELMDAASDKGAAFKKKEDVHKMAEANKAFAHYRW from the coding sequence ATGAGAAGAAGAAAAGCACCTGTTAGGGAGGTTTTAGGCGATCCTGTTTATGGTAACAAGGTAGTGACTAAATTTATCAATAAGATGATGTTTGATGGCAAGAAAAGCGTAGCGGAAAAAATCATCTATAAAGCTTTTAATAAGATTGAAGAAAAAAGTGGTGAAAAGGGCATTGAAGTGTTTGAAAAAGCCCTAGAGAGAGTGCGTCCTTTAGTGGAAGTGCGTAGCAGAAGAGTGGGTGGGGCTACTTATCAAGTGCCGGTAGAAGTGCGAGCGAGTCGCCAGCAGTCGCTATCAATCCGTTGGATTTTAGAAGCCACTAGAAAACGCAACGAAAGAATGATGGTGGATAGATTGGCTAATGAGCTTATGGATGCAGCTAGCGATAAAGGTGCGGCTTTTAAGAAAAAAGAAGATGTGCATAAAATGGCAGAGGCGAATAAAGCATTCGCACACTACCGTTGGTAA
- the fusA gene encoding elongation factor G, which yields MARKTPLNRIRNIGIAAHIDAGKTTTSERILFYTGVSHKIGEVHDGAATMDWMEQEKERGITITSAATTCFWKDHQINLIDTPGHVDFTIEVERSMRVLDGAVSVFCSVGGVQPQSETVWRQANKYGVPRIVFVNKMDRIGANFYNVENQIKQRLKANPVPINIPIGAEDTFIGVIDLVQMKAIVWNNETMGAKYDVEEIPSDLLERAKEYREKLVEAIAEQDEALMEKYLGGEELSVEEIKKGIKIGCLNMSLVPMLCGSSFKNKGVQTLLDAVIDYLPAPTEVVDIKGIDPKTEEEVFVKSSDDGEFAGLAFKIMTDPFVGQLTFVRVYRGKLESGSYVYNSTKDKKERVGRLLKMHSNKREDIKEVYAGEICAFVGLKDTLTGDTLCDEKNAVVLERMEFPEPVIHIAVEPKTKADQEKMGVALGKLAEEDPSFRVMTQEETGQTLIGGMGELHLEIIVDRLKREFKVEAEIGQPQVAFRETIRSSVSKEHKYAKQSGGRGQYGHVFIKLEPKEPGSGYEFVNEISGGVIPKEYIPAVDKGIQEAMQNGVLAGYPVVDFKVTLYDGSYHDVDSSEMAFKIAGSMAFKEASRAANPVLLEPMMKVEVEVPEEYMGDVIGDLNRRRGQINSMDDRLGLKIVNAFVPLVEMFGYSTDLRSATQGRGTYSMEFDHYGEVPSNIAKEIVEKRKG from the coding sequence ATGGCTAGAAAAACCCCATTAAATAGGATCAGAAATATCGGTATCGCCGCTCACATTGATGCTGGGAAAACTACCACTTCTGAAAGGATTTTGTTCTATACAGGCGTGAGCCATAAGATTGGCGAAGTGCATGATGGCGCGGCGACAATGGATTGGATGGAGCAAGAAAAAGAAAGAGGGATCACCATCACTTCTGCGGCAACGACTTGCTTTTGGAAGGATCACCAAATCAATTTGATTGACACTCCAGGGCATGTGGATTTTACCATTGAAGTGGAACGATCCATGCGCGTGCTAGATGGTGCGGTTTCGGTGTTTTGCTCGGTGGGGGGCGTGCAGCCTCAAAGTGAGACTGTGTGGCGTCAAGCCAATAAATACGGCGTGCCTAGGATTGTTTTTGTCAATAAAATGGATAGGATTGGGGCGAATTTTTACAATGTAGAAAACCAGATCAAACAACGCTTGAAAGCTAATCCTGTGCCTATCAATATCCCCATTGGGGCTGAAGACACTTTTATTGGCGTGATTGATTTAGTCCAAATGAAAGCGATCGTTTGGAATAATGAAACCATGGGAGCCAAATACGATGTAGAAGAAATCCCTAGCGATTTATTAGAAAGGGCTAAAGAATACCGAGAAAAGCTTGTAGAAGCTATAGCTGAGCAAGATGAAGCCTTGATGGAAAAGTATTTGGGCGGTGAAGAATTGAGCGTTGAAGAAATTAAAAAAGGCATTAAAATAGGGTGTTTGAACATGAGTCTTGTCCCTATGCTTTGTGGCTCTTCTTTTAAAAACAAAGGCGTGCAGACTTTATTAGATGCAGTGATTGATTACTTGCCAGCGCCTACAGAGGTGGTGGATATTAAGGGGATTGATCCAAAAACTGAAGAAGAAGTTTTTGTTAAATCTAGTGATGATGGCGAATTTGCCGGCTTGGCGTTTAAAATCATGACGGATCCTTTTGTGGGCCAACTCACTTTTGTGCGCGTGTATCGTGGCAAGCTAGAGTCCGGTAGCTATGTGTATAACTCCACCAAAGACAAAAAAGAGCGCGTGGGAAGACTTCTTAAAATGCACTCTAACAAGAGAGAAGACATTAAAGAAGTTTATGCGGGCGAGATTTGTGCGTTTGTGGGTTTAAAAGACACGCTAACTGGGGATACGCTTTGCGATGAGAAAAATGCGGTCGTTTTGGAGAGAATGGAATTCCCTGAGCCGGTCATTCATATCGCCGTAGAGCCTAAAACTAAAGCAGACCAGGAAAAAATGGGCGTAGCGTTAGGCAAGCTTGCTGAAGAAGATCCAAGCTTTAGGGTGATGACTCAAGAAGAAACCGGACAAACTCTCATTGGTGGTATGGGTGAATTGCACCTGGAAATCATCGTGGATAGGCTAAAAAGAGAGTTTAAGGTGGAAGCTGAAATCGGTCAGCCGCAAGTTGCCTTTAGAGAGACTATCCGATCAAGCGTGAGCAAAGAGCATAAATACGCCAAACAAAGCGGTGGTCGTGGGCAATATGGGCATGTGTTTATCAAGCTTGAGCCTAAAGAGCCGGGCAGTGGGTATGAATTTGTGAATGAAATTTCTGGCGGTGTGATCCCTAAAGAATATATCCCTGCGGTGGATAAGGGTATCCAAGAAGCGATGCAAAATGGCGTTTTGGCAGGCTATCCGGTGGTGGATTTTAAAGTTACCCTTTATGATGGGAGCTATCATGATGTGGATTCTTCAGAAATGGCGTTTAAAATCGCAGGTTCTATGGCGTTTAAAGAAGCGAGTCGTGCGGCCAATCCCGTTTTACTAGAGCCTATGATGAAAGTGGAAGTGGAAGTCCCTGAAGAATACATGGGCGATGTGATTGGCGATCTCAATAGAAGAAGGGGGCAAATCAATTCTATGGACGACCGATTAGGATTGAAAATCGTGAATGCTTTTGTGCCGTTAGTGGAAATGTTTGGTTATTCTACGGATTTGCGTTCAGCCACTCAAGGGCGTGGGACTTACTCTATGGAGTTTGACCATTATGGCGAAGTGCCTAGCAATATCGCTAAGGAAATTGTAGAAAAACGCAAAGGCTAG
- a CDS encoding flagellar protein — MKKQILTGVLLSVLAVSSAYAHKGKEDTKKPGLSSQLVAHKGKEDTKKPELSSQLVAHKGKEDTKKPELSSQLVAHKGKEDTKKPELSSQLVAHKGKEDTKKPELSSQLVAHKGKEDTKKPKKSVA; from the coding sequence ATGAAAAAGCAAATCTTGACAGGCGTTTTGTTATCAGTTTTAGCGGTGAGTTCTGCATACGCTCACAAAGGCAAAGAAGACACTAAAAAACCTGGGTTAAGCTCTCAATTAGTGGCTCACAAAGGCAAAGAAGACACTAAAAAACCTGAGTTAAGCTCTCAATTAGTGGCTCACAAAGGCAAAGAAGACACTAAAAAACCTGAGTTAAGCTCTCAATTAGTGGCTCACAAAGGCAAAGAAGACACTAAAAAACCTGAGTTAAGCTCTCAATTAGTGGCTCACAAAGGCAAAGAAGACACTAAAAAACCTGAGTTAAGCTCTCAATTAGTGGCTCACAAAGGCAAAGAAGACACTAAAAAACCCAAAAAATCAGTAGCTTAA
- the hisS gene encoding histidine--tRNA ligase, with amino-acid sequence MITPKVLSGFKDRLPKDAIQKAQLLSKVSVVFQSFGFVPIETPHLEYAETLLPDASSDIQKEIYRFKDHGGRDVALRFDLTVPLARFVSLYHQTLGMPFKRYAIGNVFRGERAQKGRYREFTQCDFDFIGSESLVCDAEIIQVVIASLKALDLEDFCVSINHRKILNGICEYFGISQVTGVLRIVDKLEKIGLNGVEEELKKECDLNPNTIKGLLEMVQIKQDDLSHAEFFEKIAYLKDCNENLKKGIQDLEKLYQLLGDLQISQNLYKIDFSIARGLGYYTGIVYETTLNDMKSLGSVCSGGRYDHLTKNFSKEDLQGVGASIGIDRLIVALSGMQLLDERSTQAKVLIACMNEEYFSYANRLAESLRQSGIFSEVYPEAQKIKKPFSYANHKGHEFVAIIGEEEFKSETLSLKNMHSGMQLNCLSFLKALEIIGENDEDL; translated from the coding sequence ATGATTACCCCTAAAGTGTTGAGTGGGTTTAAAGACCGCTTGCCTAAAGATGCGATACAAAAGGCTCAGTTGCTTTCTAAAGTTTCAGTTGTTTTTCAAAGTTTTGGTTTTGTGCCGATTGAAACCCCTCATTTGGAATACGCTGAAACGCTATTACCTGATGCGAGTAGCGATATTCAAAAAGAGATTTATCGCTTTAAAGATCATGGGGGTAGGGATGTGGCTTTAAGGTTTGATTTGACCGTGCCATTAGCGCGCTTTGTCTCTTTGTACCATCAAACGTTAGGAATGCCCTTTAAACGCTACGCCATAGGCAATGTCTTTAGGGGTGAGAGGGCACAAAAAGGGCGTTATAGAGAATTCACGCAATGCGATTTTGATTTTATAGGGAGCGAGAGTTTGGTGTGCGATGCTGAGATCATCCAAGTGGTTATCGCTTCCTTAAAAGCTTTGGATTTAGAAGATTTTTGCGTCTCTATCAATCACAGGAAAATTTTGAATGGGATATGCGAATATTTTGGCATTTCTCAAGTGACTGGAGTGTTGCGCATTGTGGATAAATTAGAAAAGATTGGCTTAAATGGGGTTGAAGAAGAATTAAAAAAAGAGTGCGATTTAAATCCAAACACCATTAAAGGGCTTTTAGAAATGGTTCAAATCAAGCAAGACGATTTAAGCCATGCGGAATTTTTTGAAAAAATTGCTTATTTGAAAGACTGTAATGAAAATCTAAAAAAGGGCATACAGGATTTAGAAAAACTATACCAATTGCTAGGGGATTTACAAATTTCTCAAAACCTGTATAAGATTGATTTTTCTATCGCTAGGGGCTTAGGGTATTATACAGGGATTGTGTATGAAACCACGCTTAATGACATGAAGTCTTTAGGGAGCGTGTGTTCAGGGGGTCGTTATGATCATTTGACTAAAAATTTTTCTAAAGAAGATTTGCAAGGGGTGGGGGCTTCTATTGGGATTGATAGATTGATTGTGGCTTTAAGTGGAATGCAATTATTAGATGAGCGTTCCACACAAGCTAAAGTGCTAATCGCTTGCATGAATGAAGAATATTTTTCTTATGCAAACCGCTTGGCGGAGTCTTTAAGACAAAGCGGTATTTTTAGCGAAGTCTATCCAGAAGCCCAAAAAATCAAAAAACCCTTTTCTTATGCTAACCATAAGGGGCATGAGTTTGTGGCCATCATTGGCGAAGAAGAATTTAAAAGCGAAACTTTAAGCTTAAAAAACATGCATTCAGGCATGCAACTGAATTGTTTGAGCTTTTTAAAAGCCCTTGAAATCATTGGAGAAAACGATGAAGACTTATAA
- the asd gene encoding aspartate-semialdehyde dehydrogenase, with product MKTYNIAIVGASGAVGQELIKGLENSSFPIKKFVPLASVRSAGKKIKAFNKDYEILETMHEVFEKEKIDIAFFSAGGSVSEEFATSASKTSLVIDNTSFFRLDKKVPLVVPEINAKEIFNAPLNIIANPNCSTIQMTQILNPLHLHFKIKSVVVSTYQAVSGAGNKGIESLKRELKTALECLEKDPTIDLNQVLQAEAFAYPIAFNAIAHIDAFKENGYTKEELKMVHETHKIMGVDFPISATCVRVPVLRSHSESLSITFEKEFDLKEVYEVLKNAPSVVVCDDPSHNLYPTPLKASNTDTTFIGRLRKDLFDKKTLHGFCVADQLRVGAATNALKIALHYIKNA from the coding sequence ATGAAGACTTATAATATCGCCATTGTTGGAGCTAGTGGGGCGGTAGGGCAAGAGTTAATTAAGGGTTTAGAAAATTCTTCTTTCCCTATTAAAAAGTTTGTCCCGCTCGCTAGCGTTAGAAGTGCCGGTAAAAAGATCAAAGCGTTCAATAAAGATTATGAAATTTTAGAAACCATGCATGAGGTTTTTGAAAAAGAAAAGATAGACATCGCCTTTTTTAGCGCTGGGGGGAGCGTGAGCGAAGAGTTTGCCACAAGTGCTTCAAAAACTTCTTTAGTGATCGATAACACGAGTTTTTTTAGGTTGGATAAAAAAGTGCCTTTAGTCGTGCCTGAAATCAACGCCAAAGAAATTTTTAACGCTCCCTTAAATATCATCGCTAACCCCAATTGCTCTACCATTCAAATGACGCAAATCTTAAACCCCTTGCACCTTCATTTTAAGATAAAAAGCGTGGTGGTTAGCACTTATCAAGCCGTAAGTGGGGCAGGGAATAAGGGGATAGAGAGCTTGAAAAGAGAGCTAAAAACCGCTTTAGAATGTTTAGAAAAAGACCCCACTATCGATCTAAACCAAGTCTTGCAAGCGGAGGCTTTCGCTTATCCAATTGCTTTTAATGCGATCGCTCATATTGATGCTTTTAAGGAGAATGGCTACACTAAAGAAGAGCTAAAAATGGTGCACGAAACCCATAAGATCATGGGCGTGGATTTCCCTATCAGCGCGACTTGCGTGCGCGTGCCGGTATTAAGGAGTCATAGCGAGAGTTTGAGTATCACTTTTGAAAAAGAATTTGATCTTAAAGAAGTCTATGAAGTGCTAAAAAATGCCCCTAGCGTGGTTGTTTGCGATGACCCTAGCCATAATCTTTACCCCACGCCTTTAAAAGCGAGTAACACTGATACCACCTTTATAGGGCGCTTGAGAAAGGATTTGTTTGACAAGAAAACTTTGCACGGCTTTTGTGTGGCAGATCAACTAAGAGTGGGGGCAGCCACCAATGCACTCAAAATCGCTTTGCATTACATTAAAAACGCTTGA
- the waaF gene encoding lipopolysaccharide heptosyltransferase II, whose protein sequence is MSVSAPKRMRILLRLPNWLGDGVMASSLFYTLKNHYPNAHFILVGPKITCELFKKDEQIEAVFIDDTKKSFFRLSATYKLAQKIGRCDMAIALNNHFYSAFLLYATKTPIRIGFAQFFRSFFLSHAITVAPKEYHQVEKYCFLFSQFLKKELDKKSVLPLKLAFNLPTHTPNTPKKIGFNPSASYGSAKRWLASYYAEVAAILLEKGYEIYFFGAKEDAIVSEEILKSIKGLLKNPLLFHNAYNLCGKTSIEELIERIATLDLFITNDSGPMHVATGTQTPLIALFGPTNEKETSPYKAQKAIVLNHHLSCSPCKKRVCPLKNGRNHLCMKSITPLEVIQAASTLLQES, encoded by the coding sequence ATGAGCGTAAGTGCACCCAAACGCATGCGCATTTTATTGCGTTTGCCTAATTGGCTGGGCGATGGGGTGATGGCAAGCTCGCTTTTTTACACCCTTAAAAACCACTACCCTAACGCGCATTTTATCTTAGTGGGTCCAAAAATCACTTGCGAACTTTTCAAAAAAGATGAGCAAATAGAAGCCGTTTTCATAGACGACACCAAAAAATCCTTTTTTAGGTTATCAGCCACCTACAAACTCGCTCAAAAAATAGGGCGTTGCGATATGGCCATCGCTTTAAACAACCATTTTTATTCCGCTTTTTTGCTCTATGCGACAAAAACGCCTATTCGCATCGGTTTTGCCCAATTTTTTCGTTCTTTTTTCCTTAGCCATGCAATAACTGTTGCCCCCAAAGAGTATCATCAAGTGGAAAAATATTGCTTTTTGTTTTCACAATTTTTAAAAAAAGAATTAGATAAAAAAAGCGTTTTACCCTTAAAACTAGCCTTTAACCTTCCCACTCACACCCCAAACACCCCTAAAAAAATCGGCTTCAACCCTAGTGCAAGCTATGGGAGCGCTAAAAGGTGGTTAGCTTCTTATTACGCTGAAGTCGCTGCTATTTTGTTAGAAAAAGGGTATGAAATTTATTTTTTTGGGGCTAAAGAAGATGCTATCGTTTCTGAAGAAATTTTAAAGTCCATTAAAGGCTTGTTGAAAAACCCCTTATTATTTCATAACGCTTATAATCTGTGTGGGAAAACCAGCATTGAAGAATTAATAGAGCGCATCGCTACTTTAGATTTATTCATCACTAATGATAGCGGTCCTATGCATGTGGCTACTGGCACACAAACCCCCTTAATCGCTCTTTTTGGCCCCACTAATGAAAAAGAGACTAGCCCCTATAAAGCCCAAAAAGCCATTGTATTAAACCATCATTTAAGCTGTTCGCCTTGCAAAAAACGAGTCTGCCCCTTAAAGAATGGAAGAAACCATTTGTGCATGAAATCCATCACGCCCCTTGAAGTTATTCAAGCCGCCTCTACTCTTTTACAAGAAAGTTAA
- the rpsL gene encoding 30S ribosomal protein S12 — MPTINQLIRKERKKVVKKTKSPALVECPQRRGVCTRVYTTTPKKPNSALRKVAKVRLTSKFEVISYIPGEGHNLQEHSIVLVRGGRVKDLPGVKYHIVRGALDTAGVNKRTVSRSKYGTKKAKATDNKKK; from the coding sequence GTGCCTACTATCAATCAATTGATTAGAAAAGAAAGGAAGAAGGTGGTTAAAAAAACCAAATCACCTGCATTAGTGGAATGCCCTCAAAGGAGAGGGGTTTGTACTAGGGTTTATACAACTACCCCTAAAAAGCCTAACTCGGCGTTAAGAAAGGTTGCTAAAGTTCGTTTGACCAGTAAATTTGAAGTGATTAGTTATATTCCTGGTGAAGGGCATAACTTGCAAGAGCACTCCATTGTGTTAGTGCGTGGGGGCAGGGTTAAGGATTTACCTGGTGTGAAGTACCATATTGTTCGTGGTGCTTTAGACACTGCAGGGGTGAATAAAAGAACGGTTTCACGCTCTAAATATGGGACTAAAAAAGCTAAAGCAACCGACAATAAGAAAAAGTAA